One stretch of Candidatus Nitrosotenuis cloacae DNA includes these proteins:
- a CDS encoding DNA-directed RNA polymerase subunit N gives MLIPVRCFTCGNLIADKYDDYQNRIKAGEEPVKVLDSLGLKRYCCRRMMLTTVETMQQIIPFYEAIQRRYLEVQSELE, from the coding sequence GTGTTAATCCCAGTCAGATGTTTCACTTGTGGAAATCTAATTGCTGATAAATACGACGATTATCAAAACAGAATCAAAGCTGGAGAAGAGCCAGTCAAAGTTTTAGATTCACTTGGTTTGAAAAGATACTGCTGCAGAAGAATGATGTTGACAACAGTAGAGACAATGCAACAAATCATTCCATTCTATGAGGCAATCCAAAGACGTTACTTGGAAGTTCAATCCGAGTTAGAGTAA